Proteins encoded together in one Bradyrhizobium sp. CB82 window:
- a CDS encoding FMN-binding negative transcriptional regulator produces MYIPPAFKDDNIDSIRATIRGARLANLVTATAEGPVATPLPLFLDESEGELGVLYGHLAKANPQWRVPRVGDALVIFMGPEAYVTPSWYATKQETGKVVPTWNYVAVHAYGPVEFFQEPERLLDIVTRLTNKHEGSRAKPWAVSDAPADFITAQLRGIIGVRIPVSRFEGKRKLSQNRPEADRVGVAAGLLASENQDREVAPLIPVPA; encoded by the coding sequence ATGTACATTCCCCCAGCCTTCAAGGACGACAACATCGACAGCATCCGCGCGACCATCCGGGGTGCCCGGTTGGCGAACCTGGTGACGGCCACTGCCGAAGGTCCTGTGGCGACGCCCCTGCCGCTCTTTCTCGACGAAAGCGAGGGCGAGCTTGGTGTGCTGTACGGACACCTGGCGAAGGCCAACCCGCAGTGGCGCGTGCCTCGCGTCGGCGACGCGCTAGTGATCTTCATGGGTCCCGAGGCCTACGTGACGCCGTCCTGGTATGCGACCAAGCAGGAGACCGGAAAAGTCGTGCCGACCTGGAACTACGTCGCTGTGCATGCCTACGGTCCAGTCGAGTTTTTCCAGGAACCCGAGCGCCTGCTCGACATAGTGACGCGGCTGACGAACAAGCACGAAGGGTCGCGCGCCAAACCGTGGGCCGTCTCCGATGCCCCCGCCGACTTCATTACCGCCCAGTTACGCGGAATCATCGGCGTGCGCATCCCGGTCTCGCGGTTCGAGGGCAAGCGCAAACTGAGTCAGAACCGTCCGGAGGCCGACCGCGTGGGCGTAGCAGCCGGCCTATTGGCGAGCGAGAACCAGGATCGGGAAGTGGCCCCCTTGATACCCGTTCCGGCTTAA
- a CDS encoding PLP-dependent aminotransferase family protein, with protein MASERHGRIGSRQIYETLRDQILESVYSTDGLLPSSRALADELGVSRSTVTVAYEQLAAEGFIEIRHGARPRVAPAIVDRGRERVSSRAATRNARLSKFGERLRQDLPRWIEPPRDLVANFRYGDLSPSDFPVLAWKKAMVAVMTRKPDRLAYDDPCGALRLRTALQGYLWRSRSVRCDVDQIVVVNGSQQGLDICARLLLDAADCFIMEDPGYLMARHTFAATGATVAPIPVDRDGLETERLDTVKARLAYVTPSHQYPLGGVLPIGRRHQLLAWARKCDAYVIDDDYDGEYRYDTKPVPPLHALEGSDNVVYLGTVSKTLSPTLRIGYLVVPPGLRFMFRAAKQIMDRHTPLAGQGALASMLESGAYDSHVKRVRRRNAERQRALLDALRHRFADRIRIDGADAGLHVVVWFDDLPQEAEEALIRSARSKGVGVYPVSVLYDHRRAGRRPRPETVGLVMGFSALETKQIERGCKLLAQAIDEISGRRTGLAKNEKTGSST; from the coding sequence TTGGCTTCAGAGCGCCATGGGCGGATCGGTTCACGCCAGATCTACGAAACACTTCGAGATCAGATTCTCGAAAGCGTCTACAGCACCGACGGCCTTTTGCCCTCGTCCCGCGCACTTGCCGACGAGCTGGGCGTCTCGCGCTCCACCGTGACGGTCGCTTATGAACAACTCGCCGCGGAGGGCTTCATCGAGATACGCCATGGCGCCCGGCCGCGTGTCGCCCCCGCCATCGTCGATCGGGGACGTGAGCGAGTCTCGTCCCGGGCAGCGACGCGCAATGCTCGGCTGTCGAAGTTCGGCGAGCGGTTGCGACAGGACCTCCCTCGTTGGATCGAACCGCCGCGCGACCTCGTCGCGAATTTCCGGTATGGCGATCTTTCGCCGTCGGACTTCCCGGTGCTCGCATGGAAAAAAGCCATGGTCGCGGTAATGACCCGCAAGCCGGACCGCCTGGCCTACGACGATCCCTGCGGCGCGCTGCGGCTCCGAACGGCGCTCCAGGGATATCTTTGGCGGTCGCGAAGCGTGCGATGCGACGTCGATCAGATTGTCGTCGTGAACGGATCTCAGCAGGGGCTCGACATCTGCGCGCGGCTCCTGCTCGACGCCGCCGACTGCTTTATCATGGAGGATCCCGGCTACCTGATGGCACGGCACACCTTCGCGGCAACGGGCGCCACCGTGGCCCCGATCCCGGTCGATCGAGATGGCCTGGAGACGGAGCGGCTCGATACGGTTAAGGCAAGGCTCGCGTACGTCACGCCCTCGCATCAATATCCGCTGGGCGGCGTCCTGCCGATCGGGCGCCGGCACCAGCTGCTCGCCTGGGCCAGAAAGTGCGACGCCTACGTGATCGATGACGACTACGACGGTGAATACCGGTACGATACAAAACCGGTCCCTCCGCTTCACGCCCTCGAAGGCAGCGATAATGTCGTCTATCTCGGGACCGTATCCAAGACGCTCTCGCCGACGTTGAGAATCGGCTACCTCGTCGTTCCTCCGGGCTTGCGATTCATGTTCCGGGCAGCAAAACAGATCATGGACAGGCACACACCGTTGGCCGGACAGGGTGCCCTCGCTTCAATGCTTGAGAGCGGCGCCTATGACAGCCACGTCAAGCGTGTCCGCCGACGCAACGCTGAGCGCCAGCGGGCCCTACTCGACGCCTTGCGCCACAGGTTTGCAGACCGCATCCGGATCGACGGCGCCGACGCCGGTCTTCACGTCGTGGTGTGGTTCGACGATCTGCCGCAGGAAGCCGAAGAGGCACTGATCCGATCGGCGCGGTCGAAGGGCGTGGGCGTCTATCCCGTCTCTGTCCTCTACGATCACCGCCGGGCAGGCCGCCGACCGCGGCCGGAAACCGTTGGTCTAGTTATGGGTTTTTCGGCTTTGGAGACGAAGCAGATCGAACGCGGCTGCAAGCTCCTGGCCCAAGCCATCGACGAAATCAGTGGTCGGCGAACTGGACTGGCAAAAAATGAGAAAACTGGCAGTTCAACGTGA
- a CDS encoding GNAT family N-acetyltransferase, producing the protein MTVESDVTSANASIRASTVWTIVLGFAADPLMRWSWPDPGQYLRSMPQFINACGGGAFEHGTAYVTGESRAAALWLPPDVQQDEDALDAIMALSLRPEITEDMAHLRQGMAEHHPPEPHWYLPLIAVDPNWVGQGLGTLLMKYALQRCDEQGIAAYLESSNPDNIPFYQRHGFKVIGEIQHGSSPPLTPMLRTAY; encoded by the coding sequence ATGACAGTGGAGTCGGACGTCACCTCTGCGAACGCAAGCATTCGGGCGAGCACCGTCTGGACAATTGTGCTCGGCTTTGCCGCCGATCCGTTGATGCGTTGGAGTTGGCCTGACCCAGGGCAATATCTTAGGAGCATGCCTCAATTCATCAACGCCTGTGGCGGAGGAGCATTCGAGCATGGCACCGCGTACGTCACGGGCGAGAGTCGCGCCGCGGCCCTGTGGCTGCCTCCCGACGTGCAGCAAGATGAGGATGCGCTGGACGCAATCATGGCGCTGTCCCTGCGCCCGGAGATCACCGAAGATATGGCACACCTACGGCAGGGAATGGCCGAACATCACCCCCCCGAGCCACATTGGTATCTGCCGCTCATTGCCGTTGATCCAAACTGGGTCGGACAAGGGCTTGGCACATTGCTGATGAAATACGCTCTTCAACGATGTGATGAGCAGGGCATCGCTGCCTACCTCGAAAGTTCGAATCCGGACAACATTCCCTTCTACCAACGTCACGGCTTCAAGGTTATTGGAGAGATACAGCACGGTTCTTCGCCACCACTCACGCCGATGTTGCGAACGGCTTATTGA
- a CDS encoding PAS domain S-box protein, which yields MFNQLTILGRSATQLVFGSIALAAVTLISLYIHSPFAATAFAYLVVIMLFSLMGSFIATSVLSIVSVAASVYLFIPSTFSLRIDDPKNLLVVVAFLTASIIGTHLIGKARHERDAAREVAAKLRHSTAELHDREKRWRAIFEHNPVMYFMVDEAGTVLNVNTFGASQLGYAPAELVGLSVLKVFQEEDREVVRKCIEECLTNIGQSHTWDIQKVRKDGSVLWVRENAKAMLWADDKPIVLIACEDITERKRTEFALQRSEAHLEQAQELSHTGSFGWNTATGEVFWSKENFRIFDYDPEKTIPTPQHVLDRTHPEDRASVQAILDRASQGQDFDHEYRLLMPDGSVKHIHALARATRTASGDIEFVGAATDITAAKQTEQQLRRSEAYLADAQQLSHMGTWSWDCHRRCFAYRSAEVNRLFGLDPDEPVSLETIRSRIHPDDLALTQEVQRQAIEQKAGNFEYDFRIRLPDGAIRHIHSVAHAVLGSDGVTVELIGTHMDVTEQHAARERLENTLAALRESEQRFRDYAETASDWLWETGPDHLVTHLSEHASAVGILASGVIGLPRWEIACDVDEEPEKWRQHRATLEAHLPFRDLIYRAVNKTGSAFYVRTSGKPFFDLAGNFLGYRGVSTDITARIRADQAEQELRKAQADLAHVTRVTTLGELTASIAHEVNQPLAAIISNADACLGWMGRETPDLPAARRSVDWIIEDAIRASEVVRRVRALAKKGEIEMVPLDINDVAKEVIGLVTRELVNHQVTLRTKFAPTLPTVLGDRVQLQQVIINLVMNGIEAMHTIGDRKRELTIQSSMDDKGRVQLSVTDCGAGIADEDIDRILDPFFTTKSSGLGMGLSICRSIVQAHGGRLSIVRKQEPGATFQFVLPVVS from the coding sequence ATGTTTAACCAGCTCACCATTTTGGGACGTTCAGCGACGCAGCTCGTTTTTGGTAGCATTGCGCTAGCGGCGGTGACGCTAATATCCTTGTATATTCATAGCCCTTTCGCAGCGACGGCGTTCGCCTATCTGGTGGTGATAATGCTGTTTTCGCTGATGGGCAGCTTCATCGCAACGTCGGTGCTTTCCATTGTCTCCGTCGCTGCGTCAGTCTACCTGTTTATACCGTCCACGTTCAGTCTCCGGATCGATGACCCAAAGAACCTTTTGGTGGTTGTCGCCTTCCTAACCGCTTCAATTATCGGAACGCACCTGATCGGAAAGGCCCGCCACGAAAGGGACGCTGCGCGTGAGGTCGCAGCCAAGCTACGGCACAGCACGGCCGAACTGCATGACCGCGAAAAACGGTGGCGCGCGATCTTTGAGCATAATCCGGTCATGTACTTCATGGTCGATGAAGCCGGAACGGTCCTCAACGTCAATACTTTCGGCGCCTCTCAACTCGGCTACGCGCCTGCGGAACTGGTCGGCCTATCCGTGCTGAAGGTCTTTCAGGAAGAAGATCGTGAAGTCGTTCGCAAATGCATCGAGGAGTGTCTCACAAACATCGGTCAGTCGCACACCTGGGACATCCAGAAGGTCAGGAAGGACGGCTCGGTGCTGTGGGTGCGCGAAAACGCCAAAGCAATGCTCTGGGCCGACGACAAGCCCATCGTCCTCATTGCCTGCGAAGATATTACTGAGCGAAAGCGGACGGAATTTGCCCTGCAACGGAGCGAAGCGCATTTGGAGCAGGCGCAGGAATTGAGCCATACTGGCAGTTTTGGCTGGAACACCGCCACGGGCGAGGTCTTTTGGTCCAAGGAGAACTTTCGGATTTTCGATTACGATCCCGAGAAGACGATACCGACACCGCAACACGTCCTTGACCGCACCCACCCAGAAGATAGGGCTTCCGTCCAAGCGATTCTGGATCGAGCGTCTCAAGGCCAGGATTTCGATCATGAATACCGACTGCTGATGCCCGACGGGTCGGTAAAGCACATTCACGCGCTGGCACGGGCCACGAGAACCGCGTCTGGCGACATCGAGTTTGTCGGGGCGGCGACGGACATCACGGCAGCAAAGCAAACGGAACAGCAGCTGCGCCGTAGTGAAGCCTATCTGGCCGACGCGCAGCAGCTCAGTCACATGGGCACTTGGTCCTGGGATTGCCACCGTCGTTGTTTTGCGTATCGCTCTGCCGAAGTGAATCGACTGTTTGGCTTGGATCCAGACGAGCCTGTATCGCTTGAGACCATCAGGTCGCGTATCCATCCAGATGACTTAGCGCTGACGCAGGAAGTGCAACGTCAGGCTATTGAACAGAAGGCAGGCAACTTCGAATATGATTTCCGAATCCGTCTTCCCGATGGCGCGATAAGGCACATACACTCAGTTGCGCACGCTGTGTTGGGAAGCGATGGCGTCACCGTCGAACTCATCGGAACGCATATGGACGTCACCGAGCAACACGCGGCCAGGGAACGTCTGGAAAACACCCTTGCTGCGCTGCGCGAGAGCGAGCAGCGCTTTCGGGACTACGCCGAAACCGCTTCCGACTGGCTCTGGGAGACCGGACCAGACCACTTGGTCACCCACTTATCGGAGCACGCCAGCGCAGTAGGCATCTTGGCCTCAGGGGTCATCGGCCTGCCTCGCTGGGAAATTGCGTGCGATGTTGATGAAGAACCCGAGAAGTGGCGGCAGCATCGGGCGACGCTAGAGGCACATCTACCATTTCGCGATCTGATCTATCGCGCCGTCAACAAGACCGGGTCTGCGTTCTACGTCCGGACCAGCGGTAAACCCTTTTTTGATCTAGCCGGCAACTTTCTCGGCTACCGTGGCGTCAGCACTGACATCACCGCGAGAATTCGCGCAGATCAGGCCGAACAAGAGCTGCGGAAGGCACAGGCGGACCTTGCGCACGTGACACGCGTGACGACGCTGGGGGAACTAACGGCCTCCATCGCCCACGAAGTAAACCAGCCGCTCGCCGCCATCATCAGCAACGCCGACGCATGCCTCGGCTGGATGGGTCGCGAAACTCCCGACCTTCCCGCTGCGCGCAGATCGGTGGACTGGATCATCGAAGACGCGATCCGGGCAAGCGAGGTGGTCCGCAGGGTCCGCGCACTTGCGAAGAAAGGTGAGATCGAGATGGTACCGCTCGATATCAATGACGTCGCTAAGGAGGTCATCGGGCTGGTGACACGTGAGCTGGTTAATCACCAAGTGACCTTGCGAACTAAGTTTGCGCCAACGCTTCCCACCGTCCTCGGTGACAGGGTTCAGCTGCAACAGGTGATCATCAATCTGGTGATGAACGGCATCGAGGCCATGCATACGATTGGCGACCGGAAGCGCGAATTGACGATCCAGTCATCCATGGACGATAAGGGGCGTGTGCAGCTCTCCGTGACCGATTGCGGCGCCGGAATCGCTGACGAAGACATTGATCGCATCTTAGACCCGTTTTTTACTACCAAATCGAGCGGCCTTGGAATGGGTCTATCGATCTGTCGTTCGATCGTGCAAGCTCACGGAGGGCGCCTGTCCATCGTCCGCAAGCAAGAGCCGGGCGCGACCTTTCAATTTGTGCTGCCAGTCGTCTCTTAA
- a CDS encoding toprim domain-containing protein: MPRGASELARRLARDAEAVCRHYLSNGRRQGRYWMVGDVRNTPGRSMYVRLSGPDSGPGAAGHWTDAASAEHGDLLDVIRESCGFTDFRDVAEEARRFLRLPRTEPRRSPKTIIRTPVPAGSPEAAQRLFAVSQPIRRTLVETYLCNRGIKAVHDVGALRFHPRCHYRPDDSSPTETWPAMIAAVTDLADRVTGAHRTWLAPDGFGKAPVDTPRRAMGGLRGHAVRFGAADDVLAAGEGIETMLSLRYALPAMPMVAALSANHLAALLLPPTLRRLYIARDNDAAGDAAAMTLTERAHADGIEAIIWSPRRGDFNEDLRALGLDSLRAALRGQLAPQDVA; the protein is encoded by the coding sequence ATGCCCCGTGGCGCTTCCGAACTGGCGCGCCGTCTCGCCCGTGATGCCGAGGCGGTCTGCCGCCATTACCTGTCCAACGGGCGGCGCCAGGGGCGCTACTGGATGGTGGGCGACGTTCGCAATACGCCTGGCCGGTCGATGTACGTCCGGCTCAGCGGACCAGACTCCGGTCCCGGCGCCGCCGGACATTGGACCGATGCTGCCTCGGCCGAACATGGCGATCTCCTCGATGTGATCCGCGAGAGCTGCGGTTTCACAGATTTTCGCGATGTCGCCGAGGAGGCACGACGCTTTCTGAGGCTGCCGCGCACCGAACCGCGCCGCAGCCCAAAGACCATCATTCGCACACCCGTCCCCGCCGGATCGCCGGAAGCAGCGCAGCGGCTCTTCGCCGTGTCGCAGCCGATCCGCAGGACGCTCGTCGAGACCTACCTGTGCAATCGCGGCATCAAAGCTGTTCACGATGTGGGCGCGCTGCGGTTTCATCCGCGCTGCCACTATCGCCCGGACGACAGTTCGCCGACTGAGACCTGGCCGGCGATGATCGCGGCCGTCACCGATCTTGCCGATCGCGTTACCGGCGCGCATCGCACCTGGCTTGCGCCGGACGGCTTCGGCAAGGCACCGGTCGACACGCCGCGACGGGCCATGGGCGGTCTCCGCGGCCACGCCGTCCGCTTTGGCGCGGCCGACGACGTCCTCGCTGCCGGCGAAGGCATCGAGACGATGCTGTCGCTGCGCTATGCGCTGCCTGCCATGCCGATGGTCGCTGCGCTCTCGGCCAACCACCTTGCTGCCCTTCTGCTCCCGCCGACGCTACGCCGGCTCTACATCGCCCGCGACAACGATGCGGCCGGCGACGCGGCTGCGATGACTCTGACCGAGCGCGCCCACGCGGACGGTATCGAGGCGATCATCTGGTCACCAAGGCGTGGCGATTTCAACGAGGATCTACGCGCCCTCGGCCTCGATTCACTTCGGGCAGCCTTGCGGGGCCAGCTCGCACCCCAGGATGTCGCGTGA